In a genomic window of Octadecabacter temperatus:
- a CDS encoding alpha-hydroxy acid oxidase, which produces MPVITSIDDLKRLHKRRTPKMFYDYAESGSWTEQTFRENTSDFDKIRLRQRVAVDMADRTTASQMIGQDVSMPVALAPVGLTGMQCADGEIKAAKAAEKFGVPFTLSTMSICSIEDVAENTNKPFWFQVYTIKDDDFMKRLFDRAKAAKCSAIVITLDLQILGQRHKDLKNGLTAPPKFTIPTMIDLATKWTWGLQMLQTKRRFFGNIVGHAKGVSDPSSLADWTADAFDQSLDWDRVAQLMKMWDGPVILKGILDVGDAKKAADLGADAIIVSNHGGRQLDGALSSIRMLEQIVDAVGDRIDVHFDSGIRSGQDVLKAIALGAKGTYIGRAFVNGLGAMGEAGVTKALEVIHKELDLTMALCGHRDITNVDKDILLVPEDFSGKWA; this is translated from the coding sequence ATGCCTGTCATCACCTCCATCGACGACCTGAAGCGCCTTCACAAACGCCGCACTCCTAAGATGTTTTATGATTACGCCGAAAGCGGGTCATGGACGGAACAGACGTTTCGCGAAAACACATCCGACTTCGATAAAATCAGGCTTCGTCAGCGGGTTGCCGTAGATATGGCGGATCGTACAACTGCCAGCCAGATGATCGGTCAAGACGTGTCGATGCCCGTCGCCCTCGCCCCTGTTGGGCTAACAGGGATGCAGTGCGCCGACGGTGAAATTAAGGCCGCCAAAGCCGCCGAGAAATTCGGCGTTCCGTTTACCTTGTCGACCATGTCGATTTGCTCCATCGAGGACGTCGCCGAGAACACAAACAAGCCGTTCTGGTTTCAGGTCTACACGATCAAAGACGATGATTTCATGAAGCGCCTTTTTGATCGCGCGAAGGCCGCGAAATGTTCCGCCATTGTTATCACCCTTGATCTGCAAATCCTTGGTCAGCGGCACAAGGACCTCAAGAACGGGCTAACAGCGCCGCCAAAGTTCACCATTCCAACGATGATCGATCTCGCGACGAAATGGACGTGGGGGCTGCAAATGCTGCAAACAAAACGCCGTTTCTTTGGCAACATTGTTGGCCATGCGAAAGGTGTCAGCGACCCGTCTTCTCTCGCGGATTGGACGGCAGATGCGTTTGATCAATCACTGGATTGGGATCGTGTCGCTCAGTTGATGAAAATGTGGGACGGTCCTGTTATTCTAAAAGGAATTCTTGACGTTGGAGACGCGAAAAAGGCCGCTGATTTGGGCGCTGACGCGATCATTGTCTCCAACCACGGCGGCCGTCAATTGGATGGCGCATTGTCCTCCATCCGCATGCTGGAACAGATCGTGGATGCCGTTGGGGATCGCATTGATGTGCATTTCGACAGCGGCATTCGATCTGGTCAGGACGTGTTGAAAGCCATCGCGCTTGGCGCAAAGGGCACCTATATCGGGCGCGCTTTCGTCAACGGATTGGGTGCAATGGGCGAAGCGGGCGTGACCAAAGCGCTCGAAGTCATCCACAAGGAACTGGACCTGACAATGGCGCTTTGCGGCCACCGCGACATCACCAATGTCGACAAGGATATTTTGCTGGTCCCCGAAGATTTCTCGGGCAAGTGGGCCTAG
- a CDS encoding 50S ribosomal protein L25/general stress protein Ctc, protein MAGQVPDFEATLRTDTGKGAARQARRDGLVPGVVYGGGEDPIAINVPFNVLFKKLKAGRFLSTLFNLKVEGQEDVRVICRNVQRHIVKDLPTHLDFMRLKRTTKINLFIGVEFINEEECPAIKQGGILVPVRNEVELLVTAGDIPEILTVDLTGLEIGDTITISNITLPEGAKPTIDRDFVIANLQAPAALTSADDEEDEAGEEVAADEVPATTEASEE, encoded by the coding sequence ATGGCTGGCCAAGTTCCAGATTTCGAAGCAACACTCCGCACTGACACAGGCAAAGGCGCTGCGCGTCAAGCACGTCGCGACGGCCTCGTACCAGGCGTTGTTTACGGTGGTGGTGAAGACCCAATCGCGATCAACGTTCCGTTCAACGTTTTGTTCAAAAAGCTGAAAGCTGGCCGTTTCTTGTCCACGCTTTTCAACCTGAAAGTTGAAGGCCAAGAAGACGTTCGCGTAATCTGCCGTAATGTTCAGCGTCACATTGTCAAAGATTTGCCGACGCACCTCGACTTCATGCGTTTGAAGCGCACAACGAAGATCAACCTGTTCATCGGCGTTGAATTCATCAACGAAGAAGAATGCCCAGCTATCAAGCAAGGCGGCATCTTGGTTCCGGTTCGTAACGAAGTTGAATTGCTCGTAACTGCTGGTGACATTCCTGAGATCCTCACAGTTGATCTGACTGGTCTTGAAATCGGCGACACCATCACGATTTCCAACATCACGCTGCCTGAGGGCGCAAAGCCAACAATCGATCGTGACTTCGTTATTGCGAACCTGCAGGCACCTGCTGCCCTGACATCTGCTGACGACGAAGAAGACGAAGCTGGCGAAGAAGTTGCAGCGGACGAAGTTCCGGCGACAACAGAAGCTTCCGAAGAATAA
- a CDS encoding sensor domain-containing phosphodiesterase, which yields MSQSPSKASVLAPKLFSGGDDVIASSLSFIRSHLDMDVAYISEFVGDEVIYRDVCAPGYEQSIKVGARAPLIESYCHYVVSGQLPELIPDTDLEPLTATLAVTRDFPIRSYVGVPILRSDGSIYGMFCSFGKFARPTLNSRDLEVARAFASLASDQLKTKISFASAAHQKLSAIEDVLEAQLFDIALQPILRLKDQGTAGYEALCRFSPQPYRPPNQWFDDAAEVGLQVALELFVIEVALKILPKLPTSCYLAVNTSPATLATGKLLKLIEAADGERIVVEITEHDAIDDLDVLLMEIDNLRDLGARIAVDDAGAGYSGLQQIIRLRPDVIKLDMSLTQDVDKDLARRALASAMVQFARDTNAHVVAEGIETEAEMRTLKNLGVELGQGYHLGRPAPSGEVLKLVRSA from the coding sequence ATGTCCCAAAGTCCCTCCAAAGCCTCCGTTTTGGCGCCCAAATTGTTTTCTGGGGGTGATGACGTCATAGCGAGCTCTTTGTCGTTTATAAGAAGTCACCTAGATATGGATGTCGCCTATATTTCCGAGTTCGTTGGTGATGAGGTGATTTACAGAGATGTTTGCGCGCCAGGTTACGAGCAGAGCATTAAAGTGGGTGCCAGAGCGCCACTTATTGAAAGCTATTGCCACTACGTCGTGAGCGGGCAATTGCCAGAGTTGATACCGGATACGGATCTGGAACCGCTCACTGCGACCCTTGCTGTGACACGGGATTTCCCAATACGCAGCTACGTCGGTGTCCCAATCCTGCGTTCAGACGGTTCGATCTATGGGATGTTTTGCAGCTTTGGTAAATTTGCGCGTCCAACACTGAACAGTCGTGACCTTGAAGTCGCGCGCGCATTTGCGTCGCTTGCATCGGATCAATTGAAAACGAAGATAAGTTTTGCTTCTGCGGCACATCAAAAATTGAGTGCGATTGAAGATGTCCTCGAAGCGCAGTTGTTCGATATTGCGTTGCAACCGATCCTGCGTCTCAAAGATCAGGGTACTGCAGGATACGAGGCACTATGCAGATTCTCACCGCAACCTTACCGGCCACCGAACCAATGGTTTGATGACGCTGCAGAGGTGGGGTTACAGGTGGCGTTGGAATTGTTCGTCATTGAAGTGGCGCTCAAGATATTACCGAAACTGCCGACGTCTTGCTATTTGGCCGTCAACACGTCACCCGCGACCTTGGCCACTGGAAAACTGTTAAAGCTGATTGAAGCGGCCGATGGCGAGCGAATCGTCGTCGAGATTACAGAACACGACGCGATTGACGATCTGGATGTGTTGCTGATGGAAATTGACAATCTGCGCGACCTCGGCGCACGGATTGCTGTTGATGATGCAGGGGCAGGGTATTCGGGTTTACAGCAAATCATTCGATTGCGCCCGGACGTCATCAAGCTGGACATGTCGCTTACCCAAGATGTTGATAAAGACCTCGCGCGTCGCGCATTGGCATCGGCGATGGTGCAGTTTGCAAGAGATACGAACGCCCATGTTGTCGCAGAAGGCATTGAAACTGAGGCAGAGATGCGAACCCTAAAGAACCTTGGTGTCGAGTTGGGGCAGGGGTATCACCTTGGGCGTCCGGCACCTTCCGGTGAAGTGCTAAAGCTCGTGCGGTCCGCATAA
- the pth gene encoding aminoacyl-tRNA hydrolase, with protein MKLFVGLGNPGAKYAQNRHNIGFMALDQIASDHGFAPWRSKFQGQITEGRLGRDKVLLLKPETFMNLSGQSVGEAMRFYKLDSTDIVVFHDELDLAPAKVRLKSGGGHAGHNGLRSIHQHISPHYDRVRLGVGHPGHKDRVSGYVLSDFAKADQNWLDDVLRGISDGAAYLADDEGPKFLNAVALRVNPPRPSTGTKGKSAQKPTEPAPEVAPEDTRSTLQKLADKFR; from the coding sequence ATGAAACTCTTTGTTGGCCTTGGAAATCCCGGTGCGAAATACGCACAGAACCGTCATAACATTGGCTTTATGGCACTTGATCAGATTGCTTCGGATCACGGCTTTGCGCCTTGGCGTTCCAAATTTCAGGGACAAATCACCGAAGGGCGTCTCGGGCGCGATAAAGTCCTGCTTTTGAAGCCCGAAACCTTCATGAACTTGTCAGGCCAGTCGGTGGGTGAAGCCATGCGGTTTTACAAACTCGACAGCACCGACATTGTCGTCTTCCACGATGAACTTGACCTCGCGCCAGCAAAGGTACGCCTGAAGTCTGGCGGCGGGCATGCCGGTCACAACGGGCTGCGTTCGATTCATCAACATATCAGCCCACACTATGATCGCGTGCGCCTTGGCGTCGGGCATCCGGGTCATAAGGACCGCGTTTCTGGTTATGTGCTCAGTGACTTTGCCAAGGCCGACCAAAACTGGTTAGACGATGTGCTACGTGGCATCTCGGACGGGGCAGCGTATTTGGCAGATGACGAGGGACCAAAGTTCCTCAACGCCGTTGCATTGCGCGTAAACCCGCCGCGCCCGTCGACCGGAACTAAGGGGAAGTCGGCGCAAAAGCCAACCGAACCCGCGCCAGAAGTCGCCCCAGAAGATACACGAAGCACACTACAAAAACTCGCTGATAAATTCCGGTGA
- a CDS encoding serine hydrolase domain-containing protein yields MKTFLKWLLRGVLLSALLIAIVAVFQREKLGRLMAVNSLFSEDRIVANFTQMDTMFENIPVTTGTATSNELTSGATMDMPAGYSTWADDRAVTGIVVLQNGVIRYEGYPLTSEGETDPASSRRISWSVAKSFLSVLMGVLHEDGTIPDLDAPVTQYAPSLVGTAYDGASIRDVLQMSSGVEFDEDYLDFWSDINKMGRVLALGQSMDGFAEGMDATFAPAGAQWQYVSIDTHIIGMVIRGATGRSIPDLLSEKVIAPLGPTAEPYYLTDGYGVAFVLGGLNLTTHDYALFGHMVANGGISFGTRIVSEEWIIESTAPSANTTPDQYGYGYQWWVPIGATEGQFMARGIYGQYIYIDRPRGVVIAVNGADRGFRNAGVDDSNVDMFRLIAESLD; encoded by the coding sequence ATGAAAACTTTTCTGAAATGGCTACTGCGCGGTGTTTTACTGAGCGCACTTCTGATCGCTATCGTCGCTGTCTTTCAGCGCGAAAAGCTTGGGCGTTTGATGGCGGTGAATTCGCTATTCAGCGAAGACCGCATCGTCGCGAACTTCACCCAGATGGACACGATGTTTGAAAACATTCCCGTCACGACGGGCACCGCGACCTCAAACGAGCTGACAAGTGGCGCAACGATGGACATGCCAGCTGGATATAGCACGTGGGCAGATGACCGCGCTGTCACGGGCATCGTCGTGCTGCAAAACGGCGTCATCCGGTATGAAGGCTATCCGCTAACATCTGAGGGCGAAACTGACCCAGCCTCATCCCGCCGCATCAGCTGGTCGGTGGCCAAGTCGTTCCTTTCCGTTCTTATGGGCGTTTTACACGAGGACGGCACCATCCCTGATCTGGACGCCCCCGTCACGCAATACGCGCCATCGCTTGTGGGCACGGCCTATGACGGCGCATCCATCCGCGATGTGTTGCAGATGTCATCCGGCGTGGAATTCGACGAAGACTATTTGGATTTCTGGAGCGACATCAACAAAATGGGCCGCGTCTTGGCGCTGGGTCAATCGATGGACGGTTTCGCTGAAGGCATGGATGCCACTTTCGCCCCTGCTGGCGCGCAATGGCAGTATGTCTCTATCGACACGCATATCATCGGCATGGTGATCCGTGGCGCGACGGGGCGCTCCATTCCCGATCTGCTCAGCGAAAAGGTCATCGCACCGCTTGGCCCAACGGCTGAGCCTTACTACCTGACGGATGGATACGGCGTTGCTTTTGTTCTTGGTGGGTTAAACCTTACCACCCATGATTACGCGCTATTTGGGCATATGGTCGCCAATGGCGGCATTTCCTTTGGCACGCGCATCGTGTCTGAAGAATGGATCATTGAAAGCACCGCCCCCAGCGCCAATACAACACCCGATCAATACGGTTATGGATATCAATGGTGGGTGCCAATCGGCGCGACGGAGGGGCAATTCATGGCCCGCGGCATCTACGGACAATACATCTACATTGACCGTCCACGCGGCGTTGTAATCGCTGTTAACGGTGCCGACAGAGGGTTCCGCAACGCAGGCGTTGACGATAGCAACGTCGATATGTTCCGCCTGATCGCAGAAAGCTTGGACTGA
- a CDS encoding DUF2237 family protein, with amino-acid sequence MEKDPSLNVLGDALQTCSMDPVTGYFRNGACDTCAADEGSHTVCAVMTAEFLAFSKYVGNDLSTPRLEYGFAGLKDGDGWCLCAARFLQAADEGCAPKVNLAATHQRALEIVPLDVLQKHAANV; translated from the coding sequence ATGGAAAAAGACCCTTCTCTCAACGTGCTGGGCGATGCCTTGCAAACGTGCTCAATGGATCCTGTGACGGGATACTTCCGCAACGGCGCCTGTGACACCTGCGCCGCGGATGAAGGCAGCCACACCGTTTGTGCCGTGATGACGGCTGAATTCCTCGCCTTTTCCAAATACGTCGGCAACGACCTGTCCACGCCGCGCCTTGAATATGGGTTCGCTGGACTGAAGGACGGTGACGGCTGGTGCCTGTGTGCCGCACGGTTCCTGCAAGCCGCCGATGAAGGTTGCGCACCGAAGGTCAACCTGGCTGCAACCCATCAGCGCGCGCTTGAGATCGTGCCGCTCGATGTTTTGCAGAAACATGCCGCCAATGTCTAA
- a CDS encoding tRNA (cytidine(34)-2'-O)-methyltransferase, producing MSKPRLKIVLVTPEIPYNTGAIGRTCVALELELILIKPYGFSLDEKAVKRAGTDYWKHVTLSEYDDWETFIAERKPPRDSMYFFEEDGEHSLYEPDYQQDAYLVFGCESAGLPRSILDGNDDRVFHLPMLSPLVRSLNLANVATAVIYQAMRPQLMG from the coding sequence ATGTCTAAACCACGTTTAAAAATCGTCCTCGTTACCCCCGAAATCCCCTACAACACAGGGGCCATCGGGCGCACCTGTGTCGCGCTGGAACTGGAACTTATCCTGATCAAACCCTACGGATTTTCACTGGACGAAAAGGCCGTGAAACGTGCCGGAACCGACTATTGGAAACACGTCACCCTAAGCGAATACGACGATTGGGAAACCTTCATAGCAGAACGCAAACCACCACGCGACAGCATGTATTTCTTCGAGGAAGACGGCGAACACAGCCTGTACGAGCCCGACTACCAACAAGACGCCTATCTTGTATTTGGGTGCGAAAGCGCTGGCCTGCCAAGATCAATTCTAGACGGCAATGACGACCGCGTATTCCACTTACCTATGCTCAGCCCGCTTGTGCGATCACTTAACCTCGCCAATGTCGCGACGGCCGTGATCTATCAAGCAATGCGTCCGCAGCTGATGGGCTAG
- a CDS encoding DJ-1/PfpI family protein, whose protein sequence is MKRMAALVFPGFQTLDFFGPIELLAGFRDEIELVTVAKSTDPIVSRHGQRLCVDAALSDGTDFDVLLVPGGDSALTEAIDEETLGWIRNVSARAEVVLAVCTGTIVLGMSGVLDGKRATTNKLDFNATIGLAPAVDWVKSARWVEDGKYFTSSGVSAGMDAALAVAAKMFGQDKAREMADGSEYIWNSDPADDPFAYQVDGD, encoded by the coding sequence ATGAAACGAATGGCTGCATTGGTTTTTCCGGGGTTTCAGACGCTCGATTTCTTTGGTCCGATTGAGCTGCTTGCAGGCTTCAGGGATGAGATTGAGCTTGTGACAGTGGCAAAGTCCACTGATCCTATCGTCAGTCGTCACGGGCAACGTCTTTGTGTTGACGCGGCCCTGTCTGACGGCACGGATTTTGACGTGTTGTTGGTCCCTGGCGGGGACTCCGCACTGACCGAAGCCATCGACGAGGAAACACTTGGGTGGATCAGGAACGTGTCCGCGCGGGCAGAGGTCGTTTTGGCCGTTTGCACGGGTACGATTGTTCTGGGCATGTCGGGTGTTCTGGATGGCAAACGCGCGACAACCAACAAACTTGATTTCAACGCAACGATTGGGCTCGCGCCCGCTGTGGATTGGGTCAAGTCCGCGCGTTGGGTCGAAGATGGGAAATACTTCACCTCGTCTGGCGTCTCAGCAGGCATGGATGCCGCCCTTGCCGTAGCAGCAAAGATGTTTGGGCAAGATAAGGCTCGCGAAATGGCGGACGGATCCGAATATATCTGGAATAGCGATCCGGCGGACGATCCGTTTGCGTATCAGGTCGACGGGGACTGA
- the trpB gene encoding tryptophan synthase subunit beta: MNDLFNSFMTGPDEKGRFGDFGGRFVSETLMPLILELEEQYEHAKTDETFWAEMNDLWTHYVGRPSPLYYAERLTEHLGGAKIYLKRDELNHTGAHKINNVLGQIILARRMGKTRIIAETGAGQHGVATATVCAKFGLKCVVYMGAHDVERQAPNVFRMKLLGAEVVPVTSGRGTLKDAMNDALRDWVTNVRDTFYCIGTVAGPHPYPAMVRDFQAIIGKETKEQMQAAEGRLPDTLIAAIGGGSNAMGLFFPFLDDKEVNIIGVEAGGKGVNAKMEHCASLTGGRPGVLHGNRTYLLQDDDGQILEGHSISAGLDYPGIGPEHSWLHEIGRAEYVAITDVEALEAFQLSCAMEGIIPALEPSHALAHVMKIAPTLPKDHLLVMNMCGRGDKDIFTVAKALGLDMSSGA, from the coding sequence ATGAACGACCTTTTCAATTCCTTCATGACTGGCCCTGACGAAAAGGGTCGTTTTGGCGATTTCGGCGGACGGTTTGTGTCCGAGACGTTGATGCCGCTGATCCTCGAGCTCGAGGAACAGTATGAGCACGCAAAGACAGACGAAACGTTCTGGGCTGAGATGAATGACCTGTGGACGCATTATGTGGGCCGCCCGTCTCCGCTGTATTACGCTGAACGCCTGACCGAACATTTGGGCGGCGCGAAGATTTATCTTAAGCGGGATGAGCTGAACCACACAGGCGCGCACAAGATCAACAATGTCCTGGGCCAGATCATTCTGGCACGCCGCATGGGTAAAACGCGGATCATTGCGGAAACTGGGGCAGGGCAGCACGGCGTCGCAACGGCAACGGTGTGTGCTAAATTTGGCTTGAAATGCGTTGTCTACATGGGCGCGCATGATGTTGAACGTCAGGCGCCTAACGTATTCCGCATGAAACTGCTTGGCGCTGAGGTTGTTCCCGTGACGTCCGGCCGTGGTACGTTGAAAGACGCAATGAACGACGCCTTGCGCGACTGGGTGACTAACGTGCGTGATACGTTTTATTGCATCGGTACTGTGGCTGGGCCGCATCCGTACCCTGCGATGGTGCGTGATTTTCAGGCCATCATCGGCAAAGAAACCAAAGAACAGATGCAGGCCGCCGAAGGTCGCCTGCCTGATACATTGATCGCCGCTATTGGTGGCGGGTCCAACGCGATGGGTCTGTTCTTCCCGTTCCTTGACGACAAAGAGGTCAACATCATTGGCGTTGAGGCCGGTGGTAAAGGCGTGAACGCCAAAATGGAGCATTGTGCGTCTCTAACGGGTGGTCGCCCGGGCGTTCTGCACGGCAACCGCACCTATCTATTGCAGGATGATGATGGTCAGATATTGGAAGGCCACTCGATTTCAGCGGGTCTCGATTATCCGGGCATCGGCCCTGAGCATTCATGGCTGCACGAAATTGGCCGCGCCGAATACGTCGCCATCACGGATGTTGAAGCACTTGAAGCGTTCCAGCTGTCCTGTGCAATGGAAGGCATCATTCCCGCGCTTGAGCCATCCCACGCCTTGGCACACGTCATGAAGATTGCACCGACCCTGCCAAAGGATCACCTGTTGGTCATGAATATGTGTGGGCGCGGCGACAAAGATATCTTCACCGTGGCCAAGGCACTTGGCTTGGACATGTCTAGCGGGGCTTAA
- a CDS encoding phosphoribosylanthranilate isomerase translates to MPSNIRVKICGLRTAADVAAAASAGATYVGFVFFAKSPRNVSIEDAKALAIDVPLGVAKVALVVNADDAFLDALTAAVPLDMLQLHGSETPERVAEVKARYGLPVMKAIGIADASDLPAIDTYAAVADQLLIDAKPPKNADLPGGNGLAFDWTLLADRKYWTIPWMLAGGLTPDNVAEAVKRTGTTQVDVSSGVEGAVGVKDAGLIASFVAAAKA, encoded by the coding sequence ATGCCGAGCAACATTCGCGTAAAGATTTGCGGGCTGCGGACAGCAGCTGACGTGGCAGCGGCGGCGTCCGCTGGTGCGACCTACGTTGGTTTCGTGTTCTTCGCCAAATCCCCGCGCAATGTTTCCATTGAAGACGCCAAAGCTTTAGCAATCGACGTGCCTTTGGGCGTGGCAAAGGTTGCATTGGTCGTGAATGCGGATGATGCGTTCCTGGATGCGCTTACCGCTGCCGTCCCATTGGATATGCTGCAACTTCACGGATCAGAAACACCAGAGCGCGTGGCCGAGGTAAAAGCGCGGTATGGCTTGCCTGTGATGAAGGCCATCGGCATTGCCGACGCCAGCGATCTGCCTGCGATTGATACCTATGCAGCGGTGGCCGATCAGCTGTTGATTGATGCCAAGCCGCCAAAAAACGCCGACCTGCCGGGGGGCAATGGTTTGGCCTTTGACTGGACGCTTCTTGCGGATCGCAAATATTGGACCATTCCTTGGATGCTGGCGGGCGGTTTGACACCTGACAACGTCGCTGAGGCCGTGAAACGCACAGGTACCACGCAAGTTGACGTGTCCAGCGGTGTTGAAGGGGCGGTTGGCGTCAAAGATGCAGGCCTAATCGCGTCGTTTGTTGCTGCTGCGAAGGCCTAG
- a CDS encoding lipopolysaccharide assembly protein LapA domain-containing protein has translation MKYIRYTFWAVVGIALIIVGMANRDIVTLRAMPEALANPLGISPDIQMPLFMAIFIGVGVGLLIGFLWEWVREHRLRSDARATGRERDALKREVDSLKTEKHEGKDEIVALLDKAS, from the coding sequence ATGAAATATATCAGATACACATTTTGGGCCGTCGTTGGGATCGCCTTGATAATCGTCGGCATGGCCAACCGTGACATCGTTACGTTGCGCGCAATGCCCGAAGCTTTGGCAAACCCACTGGGTATCTCGCCTGACATTCAGATGCCGCTGTTTATGGCGATCTTTATCGGTGTCGGCGTTGGCCTTTTGATCGGGTTCTTGTGGGAATGGGTGCGTGAGCATCGCCTGCGTTCGGATGCCCGTGCGACGGGTCGTGAACGTGATGCACTTAAGCGCGAAGTTGACAGCCTGAAGACTGAAAAGCACGAAGGCAAAGACGAGATCGTCGCGCTGCTTGATAAAGCCAGCTAA
- the ihfB gene encoding integration host factor subunit beta — protein MIRSELTDTIAEQNPHLFQRDVEKIVNTIFDRIIDAMANGDRVELRGFGAFSVKKRDARLGRNPRTGEAVQVDEKHVPFFKTGKLLRDRLNGK, from the coding sequence ATGATCCGTTCCGAATTGACCGATACGATCGCCGAACAGAATCCACACCTGTTTCAGCGAGACGTTGAAAAAATTGTTAATACAATTTTTGACCGCATTATTGACGCTATGGCAAACGGCGATCGCGTAGAACTTCGCGGCTTTGGTGCCTTTTCAGTTAAAAAGCGCGACGCACGCTTAGGCCGAAACCCGCGCACCGGCGAGGCTGTTCAGGTTGATGAAAAGCATGTTCCGTTTTTTAAGACCGGCAAGCTCTTGCGGGACCGGTTGAACGGGAAGTAA